The Branchiostoma lanceolatum isolate klBraLanc5 chromosome 1, klBraLanc5.hap2, whole genome shotgun sequence genomic sequence ATGGACACCGTCCTATACCCCATGTTGACTTAAACTTACATGTACgctacatgtgtacatgaataATTGAGTCCTCATAAGCTATAACAAGCTTTAGTGTACTATCAGTTACCTTCTGGGCATGATAGTGTTGAGACTTTCCCAGACTTGGCACACCAGCTGCCAGACTTTCCTGGGGACGGGCTGCTGCAGGTACATGGGCAGGGTGCTGACCAGGGCTGCGGCATACTCCATCTGCTGCAGGGGCTGCAGCTGGGACAACTGCTGCAGGAGCAGCATCGTCCTGGTCGGGTTCACAAACACTTCTGACAAGGCTGGGGACAGAAAACAAATAGAGATCAACATATGTGTCCCATATTGTATGAATTTTGGGTGAATTTGCACTTTGAAAATCAGCAGTCCTTTGCATTACATCAACCCTGCTTTTTTACTTTTACTATTATGCtacaattacattgtatacaacaAAAAGACTTTTGGTGCATGGAGAATCCCCAGCTAGGAAAAGGTTAACCATTCCATTGTGACTCCTGAATACCTTGGCGTAGCTGCTCCTGTGACGGCATCTTGAGTTTGAGGAGAGGTCCGACACCCAGGgactctacatctgcttggagccaagCTGACACCAGGCACAGATGGGGGAAATGGGTCACCAGCAATCGTAACAATGATGGGTACAGGCctgtttaaaaaacaacaacataatcaTGAACTAGAGTTCCTCATCAAGTTCGATCCTGATTGGCATACTTTGAATTTTTCCAATCCCTAcgcacatatcaaatatcatacagattcaTCCAAAACTTCTAGAGTTAAGTtgttcacaaacagacaaacggcgtgaaaaacataaccttcttatcAAAGGTAATAACCTCTTCCCAAAGGTAATAAAACCATGCTTAAAGTTAAAGGGAGCAATGTGAAGATTGTCCTATTCCAAAAGATGATTAACATTGATGTGTTAATCTTTAATAACTGATAAAATAATTCAGTAAATATCTGACTGACCTAGGTAGTCTTGCTGGTTCCTGTGTGCTTCCTGCAACAGCTGCATGATGGGTAGCCTGGTGTAGAGCATTCTGGGATACTCCTGCGGAACCTTCATGCTCCCGGCTCGACAGTTTTGCAGCCAGTGATCGCGGTACAGCAGCAGGTAGTACAGCATCAGCAGCCTCGTGGCAACGCTCCACTGTttatctgttgccatggcgtcCTCACCAGGGAAGATGACATCAATTTGCGCTAATGCGATTGGTTCGCTGGTCGCCCCCTTGGCACCAGGGGTGAAGACTGTGTTGACGTAGGTTTCGATGAGAggggggaggagggggtggaGGGGGGCACTCGCCTCATAGACTTGGTGGACAACCCAGTCCTTCATGGAAAGTATAGAAGTATCACCATAAGTATAGGAATTGGTACAGGCAATGCATAAAGCAGGCAACACATAAGATGTATCAAATATGGTGTTTGAAATTAAAATTGAAAGATGAACACGGACAAATAACTTCAGTCTAATAAAGAGCATCATCACTTTCTGGTCTGAATGTCAGAAAACAGATCAAACTACTAACTCGTCTTGGCCCTCCACCAGAACAAGGGAGCATGAAAACAACTTATATTTGAGGAGAAACCTGAAgacatctttatttatttattcatctatctatttattatGCTTCTTCAGCAAAGTGTTCCTTGGCAAAGCTCACCTTTTCAAGGTCACTAtaccaaaatcataacaaacttATATTGGATGTGGCACAATCAGTAAATATTAGTTGCTGACCTTGATCTTGATGCTGTGCTTGCTGAAGGCTCGAGTCCGGAGCAGCTGGAGGATACAGTGGATGGGGAGGTACCCCGTGTTGTTGGCACTCAGACTGGGGGTGACGGGTACTGTCACAGCATGGGCTGTAATCACCTAGGGGACAGAGCAACAACAAGATCATGCACACATCTCAATAACATCAGTCACAGCATGGGCTGTAATCACCTAGGGGACAGAGCAACAACAAGATCATGCACACATTTCAATAACATCAGTCACAGCATGGGCTGTAATCACCTAGGGAACAGAGCAACAACAAGATCATGCACACATTTCAATAACATCAGTCACAGCATGGGCTGTAATCACCTAGGGAACAGAGCAACAACAAGATCATGCACACATTTCAATAACATCAGTCACAGCATGGGCTGTAATCACCTAGGGAACAGAGCAACAACAAGATCATGCACACATTTCAATAACATCAGTCACAGCATGGGCTGTAATCACCTAGGGAACAGAGCAACAACAAGATCATGCACACATCTCAATAACATCAGTCACAGCATGGGCTGTAATCACCTAGGGAACAGAGCAACAACAAGATCATGCACACATTTCAATAACATCAGTCACAGCATGGGCTGTAATCACCTAGGGAACAGAGCAAGAACAAGATCATGCACACATTTCAATAACATCAGTCACAGCATGGGCTGTAATCACCTAGGGAACAGAGCAACAACAAGATCATGCACACATCTCAATAACATCAGTCACAGCATGGGCTGTAATCACCTAGGGAACAGAGCAACAACAAGATCATGCACACATTTCAATAACATCAGTCACAGCATGGGCTGTAATCACCTAGGGAACAGAGCAACAACAAGATCATGCACACATTTCAATAACATCAGTCACAGCATGGGCTGTAATCACCTAGGGAACAGAGCAACAACAAGATCATGCACACATTTCAATAACATCAGTCACAGCATGGGCTGTAATCACCTAGGGAACAGAGCAACAACAAGATCATGCACACATTTCAATAACATCAGTCACAGCATGGGCTGTAATCACCTAGGGAACAGAGCAACAACAAGATCATGCACACATCTCAATAACATCAGTCACAGCATGGGCTGTAATCACCTAGGGAACAGAGCAACAAAATGGCATGCACACATTACTGTAACATCCTTCCCACACCTTTAGGGTATGTGGGGCAGTGCTTCACtagcccttggaccacacagTTGTGCAGGCACAAAGGTAGATCTCACATACTTGCtaacaaaaagtacaaatttaaaaaacatctaATAGTAACTAACAAGAAACGTTAATTGATATTGTTGATGGTATTGCAGTATGTACAATGAACATGTAGATTAAACTCAAAGTCAAGAACAGAACAGAATttgccttatacatgtactgtaaagcCTTCTTTTATTGGAAAATGGAGAACATCTGTACCTGTTCTGGGAACACTTCCTGTGTGAAGATTGTCTTCAGTCTGGCTAGGGAGTTTCTGCTGGAGATCTGAAAAATgcatttattgtacatttaaaaGACAGAATACAACATTATGGTTACATTTAGCACTTTTCTTGACCCTGACTCAACCACAATGCTTTTGATTACAAAAACATTTCGACAAGGTCCTGAAgacattttgttctttttgcaAGTAATAAGTATCATAGAAGAATTTATACATGAAGGGTGCAAATGAGATCTCTTCCACATACTTTCATCCCAAGAGTGTTGGACACCAGGTCAGTGATGGCCCCTATCTGATTGCTGTGGAAGTGTAGGGCTACCAGCAGCAAGGTCTCTCCACAGGAGGCACTGCCTCTGCAAGAGCACACCAGTAATGGTACATTAGATGAAACGTGCAACAAAACATAATTCTATCATTATTTGACAGGTAGTTTGCTACTACCCGAAGAATTCAAGTGAGGCTTCTTAAAAGTAATAAAGCATACTGCATAAACATAAGAAAGTCACTTTCATCTAAGAAATTGGAGACCAGAACAATTTGGTGTTTAAATTTCATAGCCATACTCAGGTATGAGTTTTGGGAGAGAGAATAAATGTTCGacttttcaaacaaacaaataaataaataaacaaacaaacaaacagacaatggAGATAAAAAACAGTCTCCCTACTGTGGCAGGCTAGCTGTCTCCTTCACCAGTTGTTTGAGCCATTCTGCTGCCTGTTTTTCCTGCTCCAGGCCCATCAGCAGGTGAGGAGAGGCCAGCAGTGCACAGAGAGACAGGCACTGTAACCGGTCGCCTGCGGGCACCCGTGGTACAGGGCTGGTAATCACGTTTAACAGGCACTGGGATTCCTCCTCACTCAGCCTGAGGAAATAGCATTGTTCTATTGTATTCCACACCCAGAAAAATGTATTGTCCATAACAAGCTGATATAACTCAGGTATAAGCTTTGTTTAAAGTCTATTCAATAATGGCAGAGTAACATAAGATTTAGCACTGATACAGCAATTTTGGAATGATTTGACAGTCACAATTGATTTTGACCATGTAATAAGGACAAAACACTTTTCTTGAGCTTTTAATTAAAAGATATCTGACAAAACATACACTGAGGACATATTACAAGTAATGTGAACACAATGATGTTCAACTATATTTCATGATCAACAGATTATACACTGGAAAAAAACTAAGAGTGAGTAGAGCCTACTTCAGCCCAGCTATCCCCTTGAGTGCACAGTAGAGCCTGAGCAGAGCGCTGGCCTGGACGGCCCTCTGGCTGGGGATACAGTCATCTCCTGACTCCCTGCAGGGGAGGATGGACTTCAGCTGCTGCAGCAGGGTCTTACGCAGCCTCTGCACGACTGACGCATTCCAACCTCGGGAGTGCTGTGGAGCAAGAGACTGATGGTCATGTGATGGCAATTCAATGGTAGTAAATAATGATCTCTTTACCAATATGCATAGGATTGTGACCACTTCATCTACACATCAGCTCTTTACACTTTCTTCAGGTGCAGTGAGAGGCAGAAACAGACAAAGTTGTCCAAATTTTCCTTTCACTCAGTGACTGTCTGAGTCAAAGCACTAATATACATGGTGCTATTTGAGTGGCGCCGTGTTGGTATAACGGTTAGGgcatttggcccagaacccagaggtttcaaatcctgtcatggaaccgatgctgtgccctggggaaaggcacttaacacaactttctttACTCCACCCAGTACTCCTACCTGACTTCAgtgaggaggtaaaaggcagggtagaaggaaagggatgggctccgccttccaataccgtgccctagacacatgtagtggataacaacccactgtccctgaAAAAGGCCTACCTTTACGTACCTTTGCCTTTTTATTTGAGTACTATGGCTCTTTCCCTACCTTCTGGGCATTTCTGAGGAAGGCAGCTAGCCAGGCCCTGACCCTGCTGTCACTCCCCAGCAGTACCCCGCTCACAAACGCTACGATCTCGCTGCACACGTCCGAGGAGGCCGGGCTGAGGTGGTCAAGGGTCAAGGTCACAGCAAGGTCAGGAAGGGCACAGTGTTCCACCTAGGAAAGCAAGAAAATTAGCTGGCTCATTACGAATGGTATATATGCTACACAACCCTAAGATTAGAACAATACTGGAAGTCACTACTATGCTAGTTTAGACATGACCAGCCAAGCACCCTATCATAGATAGCTACTTTATTATTGTTAAGGGTTGAAGTCCTTTTTAACACATGCTGTAAGCTGTTAACCCAGCATTTTAGAAGAGCATGTTAAAGCACCTTCTATACCTATGGATAAGAATATATGTAAAGCCATGCCTCCGTGTATGGCAACTCAAACCTATCAGTTACTTGCACCACTTACCAGCTTGTGATATGACAAGAGGTAGCTTACTGGTCAGTAATGGCATATGAACCCTAGCCAACACTACATTTGAAGATCTAAATTCTACTAAAGGCTACCATATTTTTCAGGAGCCAAACTTGACTGTATGGAGCTCACCAGCATGCCTCGGACAGTAGCTGCATGTGAAGGGTGCATGACCAGCAGCTGTCTCAGCACAGCTGTTCTGCGCCTGCCTTCCATGCTGTCATCCTCCAGGTGCTGGGCCTTAGACACCAGGAAAAGGCACACTGGGGACAACACAGAAggtttggtacatgtactacgaTTCATGGTCAGGAACAGTGTGGTTTTCATGCTCTAAAACTTCATTCATTTGTAAGTATGTTATCGATGCAATGGCAAAGTGATTgggtgtttgccttgcattcagTAGGTTGTGATTTCGATCCCACGCCGAGCCATACCAAAGATTTTTTCAAAGATGGAATATAAGTTCTCtgtttagcactcagcatttgggaaagagaataccggttaaacacacatcactaccagtggccTAGCCCCTTGCTGAgatgattgcacaaagttgcgGGGCCCAGAGAAATTGAGATGGGTGCCACCCTGTGCACCATCTGGTGTAGGAAGGACTtcaactttaagtttaactaaCATGCCAGTTAAAAAGTTACAAAAAGTACAACAAGggaaggagaaaatggaggaaGCAAGCTCTATGAATAAATATTATAAACTATGTTGCCTTTGACATGTAGTAAGAAATACAGATAAAAGGGATACACCTTGAGTCTAGAAAAGTCCTACCTTCATGGAAGCTGTCTGGTGCATTGGCAACCAGCCTGCCTAACAACCACAGCCCGTTTCTGACTCTGAGTAACCCCTCTGCTACCTTGCTGATGGGCAGAAGGGTGGGGAGTTCTGAAATACCAACATAAGGACATTTATGAAAGAGTTGCACAAGGACTTTTGTACATCAAGATGACAAGATCATGACAAGAAGTTCTGTTGATGAGGAGCAACGAAATTCCATCAATACTTTTTA encodes the following:
- the LOC136444141 gene encoding integrator complex subunit 2-like — protein: MAAPRRLVPMAVTPRSFQAVYGVDVDLMATLSEEEVRCLLPCLVRMSLCAAMDGSERWAQNRKTILKLLSSHEPVNSIVALLSVDFHALEQDARKEQAIRSKLGGSELESTLTSQAGLALEFERSDAASRLRLVLRELLILMGLAESSEAKFYVRPCELFESQSHLEEIADVLCVAQAELPTLLPISKVAEGLLRVRNGLWLLGRLVANAPDSFHEVCLFLVSKAQHLEDDSMEGRRRTAVLRQLLVMHPSHAATVRGMLVEHCALPDLAVTLTLDHLSPASSDVCSEIVAFVSGVLLGSDSRVRAWLAAFLRNAQKHSRGWNASVVQRLRKTLLQQLKSILPCRESGDDCIPSQRAVQASALLRLYCALKGIAGLKLSEEESQCLLNVITSPVPRVPAGDRLQCLSLCALLASPHLLMGLEQEKQAAEWLKQLVKETASLPQGSASCGETLLLVALHFHSNQIGAITDLVSNTLGMKISSRNSLARLKTIFTQEVFPEQVITAHAVTVPVTPSLSANNTGYLPIHCILQLLRTRAFSKHSIKIKDWVVHQVYEASAPLHPLLPPLIETYVNTVFTPGAKGATSEPIALAQIDVIFPGEDAMATDKQWSVATRLLMLYYLLLYRDHWLQNCRAGSMKVPQEYPRMLYTRLPIMQLLQEAHRNQQDYLGLYPSLLRLLVTHFPHLCLVSAWLQADVESLGVGPLLKLKMPSQEQLRQALSEVFVNPTRTMLLLQQLSQLQPLQQMEYAAALVSTLPMYLQQPVPRKVWQLVCQVWESLNTIMPRRLRTLTVNAMQIRQMGMPARALTHDDIAEDPLAVLRCEPSVFRCPPLVGILLQVLHAYLSMSGSYLDAHLASTAQVQREKGTGGTGETEREELKSALLMAQDSAVVQILLDMCVADKDKDHGWSLGELREIRCLVCSLLHQMFISNPNLTKLTHFQGYPTELLPVTVAGVPSMHICMDFIPELLSQPQLEKQIFGIQLTSHLAHQFALPRMLSLARLAVNVSSTLMTVLPSDSRQKFCLATLPALVRICRAFPPLTQDVVSMLLQLAQITASSNPGSTSPQSVDDTSWEQLERGQRVGQVQHAPLDTAIHCAVTQLIAVNI